Below is a window of Andrena cerasifolii isolate SP2316 chromosome 5, iyAndCera1_principal, whole genome shotgun sequence DNA.
TTCACGCAGGTGGAAATAAGTTCACGATCATTATGTGGAAGTTGTCCGAAGTTGTAGTGAGAAAGTATATCGCATTAGAAGGTAAGATACTTCGCACAGGAGATAGGCAACTATATTCAGCAAATAGTAGTAGTActtgatattttaaattttacactgTTATAATTCATATCACCTGTTTTTTTTGTAGCTACCTATAGCGTTATGTTTGCGCCACAAATGGGGACCAATAGGAATTTAACGAAGAAATTTTTACAAGAAACTAATGCAAAAATTAGTTCCAGTATATTGGATCGGCATAAGGAGTTATTAGAAATGGAGAAAACAGTTAAATCTGTTTTCGAGTAATGTGCCTCCTTATATTCATACATGTGTATCATGGTCTTAATTAAATATCTAATTCGGTCGCCTGAATTTTCAGGAACGAGAAGGAAGAATTGACTAACATTAGAACGGAGATTTTTGAGAAAGAACGGTTGATTATGACCGTTTCAAACGAAGCTCCTGTTCATGCTTTAATTAAGAAATGCTTACTAGATGTAGACGATGCACATGTGATACAAAGTTAGTGTATTACGAGTGTATATCGTAATTTTAATTCCTGCGAGTAATAATTGTATGTAAATTTTAGTGTGGAAGAAGAATATATGTAAAGAGACGAGTCATGTAAAGAACAAGAATGGCGTGTTAAGAAGAATAGAAGAACTTAGTCATAAAGTAAATAAGATAATAATGGACAATAACAGTGACATAAACGTGTTAGATGCGAAGCAATTCCAGAAAGTAAATTATTCGGAAGTTTCCGAATCATTTTCGTGTGACATGCAAGTAAGTGCTCCAACACGAAAGTAACAGTAGTTGCTATTAAAATACGAAATACTCAAAAGATCATTTCGAATTTCAGTGTCTCTTATTTcaattatataaaaacgatAGATTAATATTACACAATTTCATTTTACTATTCAATTCACTGCTAAGCAAATTGTATCAGCGATTGAAATTATATACACTAGAAGCATTTTCGGAATGTTTATTGCAAATAGAGGCAAGTTGCAAAGATGCAAAGTCGGCGTTAGATATTTTTCAAACGTATTTGTCGAATATCAGAACGATGATGTTGGAAGTACAAAGTTTATGTCAGACGAATGCAGCACAGACTTATGACGATGTGCTGCCTGTAATAAACGATATGGTTTTAATTTCGTCGCCTCTTATTAAAATCGATTTCAATTCTAACGACGATGAGAGCGACTTACTGAAACGATTACAACTTACTCCGGTAGAAGGTAGGATTGGTATAGTTTACAAATGTGTTGGAAATATTATGTATACGATATGTATAAAAATACTTTTCAGCTACGTACAAGTCGTTATTTTCAAGATACGACCGTTCGAAACAAAATCACGCTTCGCATGGATCGAACTTAAGAGGAAACTTTATGGTATCCCGAATTAATTTTGATGATACAATTTCATCTATAAACAGCGAGAAACAGTCGTTACATACACGTACGATGTCGTGTAAAAGGAACTTATCCTCCTGCAAACAAGCGGAAAAATATTCTCGGTTATTTTCTAGTCGTATAACAAGAAATGACAGAGCAGGTTTGTAGATATAGAATTCCTGTTGGTTGAACTGTTCATAGCAGGACACTAAGATTTCacttcctttctttttcacaGCAAACTCAAGTATAATTTCTATACCCTGTTCTTCGAACGCGAACTCGACTGCGATTGCAAACGCAATTGATGAAGAAATGCACGATATATCGGAACTCTCTTTGAATATCTCGAATAAAAGTATTTGCAACAATAGTATAAACATTGTCACCCCTGTAAAGTCGACCGCGAAACAAGAAAGTAAGTCTAGCGATACATCCGAAATGGATGACGTGGTAAATGCTCTCCCGTGTAAACCTAACGTGTTAGATATATGTGAAACAATAGAGGTagaattcacaaagaattgtgCCGATAGAAcgaacgaaattgaaaaaccgaaaccAAGAAGGCGCTCGATCGGCGACTTGGTTGAACGTTATAAAAAACTACTTGGGCGCAGCAGTCGTACACCCGAGTCCTAAAGTCAGTTGTGTAAAATACGATAACGAATAACCGTAAGAACTGACAAATTGTAGAACTAACTATTTAATAGCATGTTtggaaagaaatatattttcatctCTCGCTTAATAGTATTACTTGATTATCTTCTgattagaaatatataaatatctatCGGATGAAATTTTGAACATGTTTACATTCTAATTACACTTCATACGTGTTTCTATATcataaaattgtaaataatattgttaacgtatttgttttttattttgaattttccatttcaaTCGACCTCTCCTAAGAAGTATTAACATATTTCTAGAAAATGTATGCATTGAAGAACAGGGGGAAATAATCACAAATATTTAGGAACGTATCAAGggtgcatattttaaaattcaactgcaaaaatacataaatatcattttttgaaaatcgatATTTCATTCGTTTTTCGTGGTTATTTTTCGGAGAATGAAATTCAAGCAAAATACATGAAGTCTTAAGCTCGTCTTATTCAAATAAGGCGAACTTTGTTAAGACATGCTTAAGCAACAACTGATAATACCACCCCTCGTCTGCGATTTAGTTTCAATTTGCACCGTTGTTAGCGATGTAATCTGTTTCCGTTCTGAATCGATAATATCGGGTgttacacaaaaatggtaaaggGTGCACGATCCCCAAatcaaataataaatttgaCCTTAGAATTGCTTAGAATCTAGTGTTTAGATGTTAGGTCTATCCTACGCATCGTCTGTGCTTCATCCGTTCAAAGTCGGTAAAACTCCTAAGTTAACAGAAGCACATGACATTAATGAAGGGACTCCGATTATATAGAGCCGGCATTCTTAAAATGCAAATGAATTAACAAAGCATTAATTCTGTACATGCTGAAACACATATCTAGAACTTATaattagtttataataaaatcttCAACGTTTCAATTACACGATGAGAAAGAAATATAACGATATTTTCGTCACTAGTAGCCACTATTAACGAGTGGATAAAGACTTATATCAGGCCCGAGATGGCATCCCGAGTCCCTAGTGTCCTAGTAGCTGGCCGAAAAGTTCAGAAAAGTTGCGTTACATAAAATATACGGGAAGTAAACAAAGATGTAATAGATTGTATTGTTATCTTTCAGTAAAAAGTAATACACTTGTGAGATGTGCTTTGCAATATACTGAGCATTTATGAAAATTAGCCTGAACACATTGCCGGTAGTGGAATCATGCTTGTATCTTGATTTGAGGTTACGCGGGTTACGCTACTTAAATGCCCATTGTGTTTAAAAGGAATGAAGGCTTTGGAAAGCTCTTAGTGTTGATGTACTTAAGATGAACCACGGTTCAAGAATTATAAAGTAACTCTTGGGATTCACGaagttttttattaagtagACAATTATGAAGCTGGTAAAACCGAATTGGGTTACTCATGATGGTCTGTATAAAATCTATTATTTCAGTGTATTTTTCGATCTTATTTCCAATTCAGAATGCTCACTTACTATGATTTAATTGTATTTCAGGTTACTCTATATTTTCCGTGGATATTCATCCAGATGGAAAAAGATTTGCCACTGGCGGTCAAGGTATTACTCCTTTCCTCCTGTATTTAACATATCTGTATGAAAATAGTATTCcgattacaattttcttatgttcTGTTAATATGTTTTGTAAACGTAGAACATATGTACACGTATAACTTAGTTcgacaaatatttcaatataatattaatttttacccCTGTAATCGCAGGCGGAGACTCTGGAAGGGTCGTTATATGGAATATGGAACCAGTAGTTAATGAAATTGCAGAATTAGATGAGAATATTCCAAAAATGTTATGTCAATTAGATAATCATCTTGGTATGGACATAAGACAAAATTGAGATACTTTgctgaaatatataatatgcGGCACTAATAAGTATATTGTTTCTGTAGCGTGCGTCAACTGTGTCAGATGGAGTAATACAGGGCTCTTAGCGTCGGGCGGTGTAGATAAACTGATCATGATTTGGAGATTATCTGGCGGAGCTGGTGGTAGTTCGATATTTGGTGGAAAGTCTAGCGTCGAAACATGGCGGTGCATAGCTACATTACGTTCGCACGAGGCCGACGTACTTGACCTTGCATGGGCGCCGCACAGTCCGTGGTTAGCTTCGGCGTCAGTGGACAATAGCGTGATCGTATGGGACGCCTCAAAGTTCCCAGCCATTGTAGCTGTATTGAAAGGCCACACGGGATTTGTCAAGGGAATTACGTGGGACCCAGTAGGAAAATATTTAGCCTCCCAATCCGATGACAAAACGTTACGAGTATGGCGTACTACAGATTGGACGGAAGCAGCGTTGATATCGGAGCCATTCGACGAGTGTGGTGGAACGACTCATGTTTTGAGACTTTCTTGGAGTCCGGATGGTCAGTATTTAGTATCGGCTCACGCGATGAATGGTGGTGGTCCAACGGCACAAATAATTGAAAGGGATGGCTGGACTCAGGATAAGGATTTTGTTGGGCACAGGAAAGCTGTTACATGTGTGGTATGTAAAAAATGTATGAGAAACAAATATGGTTCGTGTACTTATAATCGTTTGTCGAGAAAACTGTACTATTAACTACTCTTTAATACTTGTAGAGATTTAAtggcaatattttacaaaagaaaCAACCAGGCTCGTCTAAGCCACAGCAATATTGTTGTGTTGCGATAGGGTCTCGCGATCGTTCTCTTTCTGTATGGTTAACGTCGTTAAAAAGACCTCTGGTGGTAATACATGAATTGTTTACGCATTCGGTCTTAGATGCTAGTTGGTCGCCGTGTGGTCTACGACTAGCAGCTTGTTCTTGGGATGGATCTGTTGTGCTTGTTGAATTTACGCAACAGGAATTGGGTCAACCTTTAGATCCTGCTGAACAAGTAAGTATTCTATATCATCGTAATACACTAAAATATTGATATAAttcctatttatttaactgTTAACACACATCCTCGCATTATAGAGTAGCCTTCACGAACGTTTGTACGGTAAACCTCTAGTTCAAGGTGGTTGCACCGTGATGGAAGCACCCGAACTTCTTAACTTAAAAACATCAGCACCTCCAGTTCAAACGACTCAAGCACCGACAAGTACAAGCTCGGTGCAACCTCCTCCGACTACTCCAACCACTCCCGCTAAAGGACCTATCAATAAGCAAATTGAAACAAGGACATCGGATGGCAAGAGACGAATAACTCCAATGTTTATACCACCGCCATCAGACACAATGTAAACTGAGTTGCTTTACTTAAAATGATATACGACTGTTCCATATATTCTGAATACAAAAGCAAATTGTTTTCATCCACTTCTAGGGACTCGCCAAGTGGTAGGCTCGGAACACCAACATTTACGAGTCAAGCTAAAAGTTCAATTGTCATAGAGAAACGAAACGACGTTGTAGCGCCAAACGTTACTTCTTCTATAGACCCACCCAATATAAATACTCCGTTATCTACGCTTACTCTAAAGCGCCGCGAGCAGATCACGCCGAAGGCGCATCACACTTTGCTGAACAAGAAACCAAAAATCACATCCGAGAGAAGCATAAATCAGATTATACTTCCCCCATTGAAACCGTCTAGTTCGTTGTCTCAGCAAGCTGGTCACTACGCGGTGACTGTGACTAACAGCCAAGGTTTAGCGCACCTGCAAGTATTCAGAGGCACGGACTCCGAGCCAACTTGGGATCTGTATTTGGGATACAGTGCTGTAGCCTTGGCGGCGTCGCCAGCAGTTATAGCGCTCGGCCTGGAAGACGGGAGTCTCCACACGTTTCACCCCGCCAAAGGGAGTCGACCAGCACCTCCTCTGGCCCCGCCTGCGCCGCTCGCGAAAGTTCATGCAGTTGGAAACGCGGTACTAACTGCTTCCTCAACTCTTTTTCACCCTAAAGGATAAGCGACTTCAATCGAAAGGTGATCATTGTGTAGAAACTATGTCGATGCTTTTAGGTAATGGTCATCTCATGTTGCGGGGCTGTGCGTGTCTGGGAGATAGGATATTCTTGTAGAATGATAGTCTCCACGTCTGCTGCACATTTAGCGACGCCTGGTACTTCTTTATTGTCCTGTACTTTGTACAACGGTATGCCACATTTGGCTTTCACCAATGCCAGAGCGTACATATACCATAAAGAAATGGGTATGTAGATTAATTGTAACTTGGTAGATCGAAACGCCACTTTGGTAAACTTATCGAGAAGTATGATATTCAGGTACGTGGCTACTAATCGGTGACAGTCAAGACCCCATATGGCGCTGGGCGTCATTTAACGCATCTATCGCATCCGGAAGCAGAGCTCCCAGAGGTCCGCTTTCATCTCTACAAGAAGGATTACTTAGAACAGCCGGAAATGCTTTACCTAATCCGAGATTACCCCATAGCGCTCCGAGCGTAGTGTCGTACTTGGAACAACAGCTACTCGCTTCCAAAGCTCTTGGAAGTGCTCAGGAATACGTGCATTGGCTCGTGGCTTTAGTATCGTTTCTATTGACACAAGGTGTAAATGCACTTTCGACTCTTAACTGACTCATTAGTTAGGTTCTATTTTACGAACTGCTATGTTTTCAGATGGACTGGAGAAACGTCTGAGGTTGATCTTAGACGAACTTTTGGGCCCAAGCCATGCATCAGCTTCTAAAAGTATATGGGACTCTTCGATATTGGTAATTACTCTTCTTTTACATATTGTTGTATCAGCTGCTGGTGTAACGGCAGATCTACCGTAACTACTAttgttattatttcatttacacAGGGAATAAAGAAACATAAGCTGTTGGAAGATGTATTGTCCATTGTTGGCGGGCACCTTCGTTGGCAAAGGTTGTACCTTGAATACACGGAACAGTTGACAGCATTGAAGGGTCAAAATAATTAGAAGCAATCGATCGAAGCATAGACGTGACGTACTATGTGGTGTTCACATTGTAATTATGCATGATGATTCTAAAAtggtgtcaaaaaattcataTCATCTCAAACTAACAAAATAATGATGGTAGTGGGCATAGATTTTTTACTTTCCAAGCTATAACCACTTGTAAGGTTTTTATACAAATTGTATATTGCGTGGCATGCATTTTCAAGCAGTAAGTAACAGTGCACATAGTAGATAGCGAAGGCCTATTTTGGAATACCTTCGTCATGTACCGTTGCGGTTATCTGATGAAAAATTAACGTAAATACTGAAAGTGGTTATGCCGTGGAGaccaaacatttatacatacatGAGTATTGATTCTTGATTATTTTTGAGTTTCAGAAGAAGCCCGAAAATATGCGTATTTTGACACGCTTTTAGAATCACTGCTTCTCTTGTATATTTTCGAAGACAAATCTTTATGGCAAAAAATTGTACAGTTTTTTATATCGTACGCAACGTGATAATTAAAATAGGtatacaataaaaataatattttatattaaaggaTTACCTCGAAATTCTACAATTTCTCACCCTGTAACTAATGTTGCTACAAGATTCCGACACTTTTGTACATTTAAGGCGAATATGAGAAGGAACATCTTGTAAGTGAATTTAAGTATAAAAGGGGAGAGGGAGTGCAACGTAAAACAGATTagtcgattaaaaattttaacaattttatgttACATACAATTCATTATGAACAAAGTGAATCAATATCTGCAGCGCAACATTAGCAGATGCGGCATTATCACAATGTCTGATAAGATATGGTAATATAGCTAAGAAAGTGTGTATATTAGTACAATacgtaaagttttaaaaaatatagcgtcACAAAAGGAATACTATTTAAGCTCGGAATTGCAATTTTATAGGTAAGAGTACAGGACTCTCCATGTCGACTAGTATAATGCATTATTAAGTTGATGTATTTCATAGAATTCGTTATACAACGAAGCATGGAGCTTCGAATTCATTGAATTCTATTCGACGGTAAAATTAAATCTCAGAACAAAGTTGTAATTACGTGTATTGTAAATTCTTCTGTTTCAATTGCGTTAACGATTAAATAAAATCTATGAAATACATCGAGTAACGTGGCTATTATAGAAGAACAATTCTTATGTAAACTGCGAAAATCGTAGAATTATATAGTTTGTTTTTTAGTGAATTGCTGGTTGTATACATAAGGAAACGATATAAAAGACTTCTATATTTGTAATTGAAAATAGGTCGTACACTGGAAAGATAACAATAGCGTGTTTGCATCAGTATTGAATTATATGAATCGGAACTTAAGCTATTGTAAATAGATACAAATCACTTACGAAACTCCCAGAAATACATATACTTATATGTAACATACGAGTTTGAAAATTAGATATTTAGGCGTATTGTTTTAAAGTGCTAAACTTACACAGAAACATGTACACCGAAAATGCAATGCACAATATAAAGGCATAAATTTAAAACACGAAAGAAGCAGATACGCTAGAATTTGATATCTTGATAAATTTTATACAAAGATAACGGTAtgagattttaaaaagtgtcttattactttaagaattattaataaacgtaACGTCAGCGATATACATAATTTTGATTCAGTTCCTGCATTATACTATATAAGGTCACACGtaaatgtatatataatgttaaaGTTATAGATACAAGTGCAAGAGCATGTAGAGAAATTTTTAAGCTATTTATTTGTCTTTCAATTGACACTGTAATTCAGGAAGTAAGAACCCATTTCTATAAATTATAGTGGGAACATatcaaatttgcaataaataaggCAAGAAGATAAGAACCCTGCGGTTTAACAGAGTTATTGACCCAACACAAAATAGTTGACTCATTAAGTACATAAAAAAACGACTAGTCAGATTAGTGCATAGAATCGTTTAAATTACTTTAATAACTTTAAAACACTCGTAATAACACACTCCACACATTAATTCAAGaatcacctctaggaacccgaaaaataggggcaagtaactttaaacttaaaggccacaggtaaaaaattatcgcaATGGGTTCCGGTGGATCTCAAAAAAATCGGgagactctccgctttaaaatgagcttaacACATTGATGTTCCGGTCATCCCTCGCGTagatacagcgagttgaagaaaaaatagaatttgtgcaatttttaagcatattttcaaAAGGACATCATAGAccgaaattttaatcgaatcgaaaaagtcaaagatgcgtcttaaagaggaaatgctgatctttctattgttttttttcaggaacgttctaccatattttcaaaatatcgatacgactatttttaccggagttataaccatgtgaacttgcccctatttttcgg
It encodes the following:
- the LOC143369249 gene encoding uncharacterized protein LOC143369249, whose translation is MAVSASLHRNVSLLSKRILPSDEFKKHFREGMFDKPNTAGFLHTSHYLLSVYDSGHFQKLVQWPVPCKKTEAKYRNIVKDYLTTISAENPDIGFPVILTSHLIHAGGNKFTIIMWKLSEVVVRKYIALEATYSVMFAPQMGTNRNLTKKFLQETNAKISSSILDRHKELLEMEKTVKSVFENEKEELTNIRTEIFEKERLIMTVSNEAPVHALIKKCLLDVDDAHVIQMWKKNICKETSHVKNKNGVLRRIEELSHKVNKIIMDNNSDINVLDAKQFQKVNYSEVSESFSCDMQCLLFQLYKNDRLILHNFILLFNSLLSKLYQRLKLYTLEAFSECLLQIEASCKDAKSALDIFQTYLSNIRTMMLEVQSLCQTNAAQTYDDVLPVINDMVLISSPLIKIDFNSNDDESDLLKRLQLTPVEATYKSLFSRYDRSKQNHASHGSNLRGNFMVSRINFDDTISSINSEKQSLHTRTMSCKRNLSSCKQAEKYSRLFSSRITRNDRAANSSIISIPCSSNANSTAIANAIDEEMHDISELSLNISNKSICNNSINIVTPVKSTAKQESKSSDTSEMDDVVNALPCKPNVLDICETIEVEFTKNCADRTNEIEKPKPRRRSIGDLVERYKKLLGRSSRTPES
- the Hira gene encoding histone cell cycle regulator-like protein, with translation MKLVKPNWVTHDGYSIFSVDIHPDGKRFATGGQGGDSGRVVIWNMEPVVNEIAELDENIPKMLCQLDNHLACVNCVRWSNTGLLASGGVDKLIMIWRLSGGAGGSSIFGGKSSVETWRCIATLRSHEADVLDLAWAPHSPWLASASVDNSVIVWDASKFPAIVAVLKGHTGFVKGITWDPVGKYLASQSDDKTLRVWRTTDWTEAALISEPFDECGGTTHVLRLSWSPDGQYLVSAHAMNGGGPTAQIIERDGWTQDKDFVGHRKAVTCVRFNGNILQKKQPGSSKPQQYCCVAIGSRDRSLSVWLTSLKRPLVVIHELFTHSVLDASWSPCGLRLAACSWDGSVVLVEFTQQELGQPLDPAEQSSLHERLYGKPLVQGGCTVMEAPELLNLKTSAPPVQTTQAPTSTSSVQPPPTTPTTPAKGPINKQIETRTSDGKRRITPMFIPPPSDTMDSPSGRLGTPTFTSQAKSSIVIEKRNDVVAPNVTSSIDPPNINTPLSTLTLKRREQITPKAHHTLLNKKPKITSERSINQIILPPLKPSSSLSQQAGHYAVTVTNSQGLAHLQVFRGTDSEPTWDLYLGYSAVALAASPAVIALGLEDGSLHTFHPAKGSRPAPPLAPPAPLAKVHAVGNAVMVISCCGAVRVWEIGYSCRMIVSTSAAHLATPGTSLLSCTLYNGMPHLAFTNARAYIYHKEMGTWLLIGDSQDPIWRWASFNASIASGSRAPRGPLSSLQEGLLRTAGNALPNPRLPHSAPSVVSYLEQQLLASKALGSAQEYVHWLVALVSFLLTQDGLEKRLRLILDELLGPSHASASKSIWDSSILGIKKHKLLEDVLSIVGGHLRWQRLYLEYTEQLTALKGQNN